The proteins below come from a single Caenibius sp. WL genomic window:
- a CDS encoding LysR family transcriptional regulator yields the protein MNFDALNLLIETTTAGSLAEAARRLRLSPMKATRLISALEEELGTRLLHRTTRALSLTDDGRAFLPHARALIEERSAALASVRGAGAGPTGLLRISASLAFGRQVIAPLAVEFMQNWPDAQIDLRLSDTVVDIVAEGIDLAIRIAELRDSELIARRIADNPRLLVAAPSYIERFGTPASLQDLERHECLTNNATTHWPFRLKSESRAIRIKGRFTANSIDAIHEACRGGLGIACLSDWDVAADLRSGALRVIAIEDATIEPLAIWAVYASRHMVPAKVRFFIDALARKLNRQDQHAPS from the coding sequence ATGAACTTTGATGCGCTGAACTTGCTAATCGAGACCACAACCGCCGGGAGTCTGGCGGAAGCGGCACGCCGATTGCGGCTTTCGCCGATGAAGGCCACGCGCCTGATCTCCGCACTGGAAGAGGAACTAGGCACGCGCCTGCTTCATCGCACCACACGAGCGTTGTCGCTAACCGACGATGGACGCGCCTTCCTGCCGCACGCCAGAGCGCTTATCGAAGAGCGATCGGCGGCGTTGGCGAGCGTGCGAGGTGCGGGTGCCGGCCCCACAGGTCTGCTGCGGATCAGCGCGTCCCTGGCGTTCGGTCGACAGGTGATTGCGCCGCTCGCCGTGGAGTTCATGCAAAACTGGCCCGACGCGCAGATCGATCTGAGGCTGTCGGACACGGTCGTCGATATCGTGGCGGAGGGTATCGACCTGGCGATCCGCATCGCGGAACTGCGCGACAGCGAATTGATCGCACGCCGGATAGCCGACAATCCACGTCTTCTCGTGGCGGCCCCATCCTATATCGAACGCTTTGGGACGCCTGCATCGCTACAGGATCTGGAACGGCACGAGTGCCTGACCAACAACGCCACGACGCACTGGCCCTTCCGGTTGAAATCGGAAAGCCGCGCGATCAGAATCAAAGGCCGGTTCACGGCCAATTCCATAGATGCGATCCATGAGGCCTGTCGCGGCGGGCTTGGGATCGCCTGTCTCTCCGACTGGGACGTGGCGGCCGATCTCAGGAGCGGGGCGCTCCGCGTAATTGCGATCGAGGATGCAACAATCGAGCCTCTCGCGATCTGGGCGGTCTATGCGAGCCGCCATATGGTTCCGGCAAAGGTCCGCTTCTTTATCGATGCTCTGGCCCGGAAACTGAATCGGCAAGATCAGCACGCTCCATCCTGA
- a CDS encoding TolC family protein, with protein sequence MLASVSAWAQETGSIALDYRAAEHRLLERSDALAASDANVQSKEAQAGATRSLGRPEVDFEAQLLDYQKTLYLPLGSLAPVAEAFGIRDPLRFRRRETAVRPIVTATLPLYTGGLIAGTKAGARAQLDQARAEQRGAADKARLQLVQAYYGQQLAEQALGVRRDVLAGLDRHLADALKLEREQFISKAQRLQAQVARDDAAREFERAVADLATANAVLAGLLRAPEGVRPITPLFVLPQRLESLENYKAAALSAHPELERLRALEAQAQAGVTIERSKQRPTVAGFGQYNFDRRDSLLTDPDWTVGISLRYKIASGMGRNQAVEAARQTVRQADAGLREAGVQIEIGVAKAWNDAEAARSRFLLLDSAIESARENLRLQRLSYREQQATSLDVIDAELGMGRVRVQRAQAAYDYVLALAQLLELSGQIEQMADYAARADRVMP encoded by the coding sequence ATGCTCGCTTCGGTATCCGCGTGGGCACAGGAAACCGGGTCAATTGCCCTCGACTATAGAGCAGCAGAGCATCGCCTTCTCGAGCGATCCGACGCGCTTGCCGCCTCGGATGCGAATGTCCAGAGCAAAGAGGCTCAGGCCGGCGCCACCCGCTCTCTAGGGCGACCTGAGGTCGACTTCGAAGCCCAATTGCTCGATTACCAAAAAACCCTCTATTTGCCGCTGGGATCACTGGCACCCGTGGCGGAGGCCTTCGGCATTCGCGATCCTCTGCGCTTTCGCAGACGTGAAACCGCCGTCAGGCCCATCGTCACCGCCACGCTGCCTCTCTACACCGGTGGCCTGATTGCCGGCACCAAGGCGGGCGCCCGCGCTCAGCTCGATCAGGCCCGCGCCGAACAAAGAGGCGCAGCAGACAAGGCGCGGCTGCAGCTCGTCCAAGCCTATTACGGCCAGCAGCTCGCCGAACAGGCGCTCGGCGTACGGCGCGACGTGCTTGCGGGCCTCGATCGCCATCTTGCCGACGCTCTAAAACTTGAGCGCGAACAGTTCATCAGCAAAGCACAGCGGCTGCAGGCCCAAGTTGCCCGCGATGACGCCGCTCGCGAGTTCGAAAGGGCGGTGGCTGATCTTGCCACCGCCAACGCGGTCCTCGCCGGCCTGCTGCGCGCGCCTGAAGGCGTACGTCCCATTACCCCACTCTTTGTCCTCCCGCAGCGGCTGGAATCGCTCGAAAATTACAAGGCGGCCGCGCTTAGTGCCCACCCCGAACTCGAACGGCTTCGCGCGCTCGAAGCGCAAGCTCAAGCCGGAGTGACGATCGAAAGATCGAAACAGCGGCCGACCGTCGCCGGCTTCGGCCAGTACAATTTCGATCGGCGGGATTCCTTGCTGACCGATCCCGATTGGACCGTCGGCATCAGCCTGCGCTACAAGATCGCGTCCGGAATGGGGCGAAATCAGGCGGTCGAGGCAGCCCGCCAGACCGTGCGCCAGGCCGATGCCGGGCTGCGCGAGGCGGGCGTCCAGATCGAGATCGGCGTCGCAAAGGCCTGGAACGACGCCGAAGCGGCCCGCTCACGCTTTCTCCTGCTCGATAGCGCAATCGAATCCGCGAGGGAGAATCTGCGACTTCAGCGCCTTTCCTATCGCGAACAGCAGGCGACATCGCTCGACGTCATCGACGCGGAGCTGGGCATGGGCCGGGTTCGCGTACAACGGGCACAGGCGGCCTACGACTATGTGCTGGCCCTCGCCCAACTCCTCGAACTCAGCGGGCAAATTGAACAGATGGCCGACTATGCCGCACGCGCCGACAGGGTAATGCCATGA
- a CDS encoding MFS transporter translates to MAGAAGIAVANIYYNQPMLAIIEQDLPGPFTSAIPTATQLGYALGLFLLVPLGDVIERRRLIVAQFVLLAVALGLAAVAPNALSLLLASLAIGLLSTVAQQIVPFAAHLATPERRGAVVGTVMAGLLAGILLSRTVAGFVAANGGWRDMFWLAAPIALAAAGLMAVLLPHSAPDSKLPYRHLLRSIGHLWSEFPALRLAALTQAALFAAFSVFWTVLAFRLDQPAFGMGADIVGLFGLLGTVGILAAPLAGRFADKHGATGAVMLSAAVTLVSWIILGAWGSLIGLVVGVILLDFGVQGALVSNQHIVFALHPDARARLNTVLMGSMFLGGALGSAASMLVWNGGGWLAVSTLGIGFSAIATILQFKAGRRHAN, encoded by the coding sequence ATGGCGGGGGCGGCCGGGATCGCGGTGGCCAACATTTATTACAACCAGCCCATGCTCGCGATTATCGAACAGGATCTGCCCGGCCCTTTTACCTCGGCGATCCCGACGGCGACCCAGCTTGGTTACGCGCTCGGCCTGTTTCTTTTGGTCCCCCTTGGCGATGTCATCGAACGACGCCGGTTGATCGTGGCGCAGTTCGTCCTGCTGGCGGTCGCGCTCGGGCTTGCGGCCGTGGCGCCAAATGCGCTGTCCCTCCTTCTCGCTTCGCTGGCGATCGGGCTGCTGTCGACGGTCGCTCAGCAGATCGTGCCCTTCGCTGCCCATCTGGCGACGCCGGAGCGGCGCGGTGCGGTCGTCGGCACGGTCATGGCGGGCCTGCTCGCCGGCATTCTGCTCAGCCGTACGGTGGCCGGCTTCGTCGCGGCGAATGGGGGATGGCGTGACATGTTCTGGCTGGCCGCGCCGATTGCTCTGGCCGCAGCCGGACTGATGGCGGTGCTTCTGCCGCACAGCGCGCCGGATTCGAAATTGCCCTATCGTCACCTCCTACGCTCCATCGGCCATCTTTGGAGCGAGTTTCCGGCCCTGCGCCTGGCCGCGCTGACGCAGGCGGCACTGTTCGCTGCCTTCTCCGTCTTCTGGACTGTCCTGGCCTTTCGTCTCGATCAGCCGGCTTTCGGCATGGGGGCGGATATTGTCGGGCTGTTCGGTCTGCTCGGCACGGTCGGCATTCTGGCGGCTCCGCTCGCCGGTCGCTTCGCCGACAAGCATGGCGCGACAGGCGCCGTGATGCTTAGCGCGGCCGTGACCCTCGTGTCCTGGATCATACTCGGTGCCTGGGGTTCCCTGATCGGTCTTGTCGTCGGGGTCATCCTGCTTGATTTCGGGGTGCAGGGCGCTCTTGTCTCGAACCAGCATATCGTCTTCGCGCTGCACCCGGATGCGCGGGCGCGCCTTAACACGGTGCTGATGGGATCGATGTTTCTCGGCGGCGCGCTGGGGTCTGCCGCATCCATGCTGGTCTGGAACGGCGGCGGATGGCTGGCAGTCAGCACCCTTGGCATCGGCTTTTCCGCCATCGCGACGATCCTTCAGTTCAAGGCCGGGCGCCGGCACGCGAATTGA
- a CDS encoding LysR family transcriptional regulator: MGNPGTPTFDQLHIFLAIVDTGSFTAAGRRLNRAVSVISYGIANLEAQLGLALFEREGTRKPQLTVAGRALLAEARAISMGIDGLRAKVKGLLDGLEAEVDLAVDVMLPADRLGKVLRAFAVEFPTVQLRLHVEALGAITAMILDRKAIIGISGPLAAGVDGVECVAAGSIPMVPVAAPDHPLGLMERIAPGAGRDYTQLVLTDRSRFTEGRDYSVMSPKTWRLADLGAKHALLREGIGWGNMPLPMVEPDLSAGTLVQLAMPDHPGGTYRFAGVWRRDAPPGPAASWLLKQFVELGSQDAEIAGMIDL; encoded by the coding sequence GTGGGCAATCCAGGCACCCCGACCTTCGACCAGTTGCACATATTCCTCGCTATCGTCGATACAGGCAGTTTCACGGCTGCGGGACGCCGATTGAATCGCGCGGTTTCCGTAATCAGCTACGGCATCGCAAATCTTGAAGCGCAGCTCGGACTCGCGCTGTTCGAGCGTGAGGGAACACGTAAGCCGCAACTCACCGTTGCGGGCCGCGCGCTGCTCGCCGAAGCGCGGGCGATTTCGATGGGGATCGACGGCCTGCGCGCTAAGGTGAAGGGACTGCTCGACGGGCTTGAAGCGGAAGTCGATCTGGCGGTTGATGTGATGCTGCCCGCCGACCGGCTGGGAAAAGTCTTGCGCGCCTTCGCCGTCGAATTCCCGACGGTTCAGCTCCGCCTACATGTCGAAGCGCTCGGAGCGATCACAGCGATGATCCTCGACCGCAAAGCGATCATCGGTATCTCGGGCCCGCTCGCGGCGGGCGTGGACGGGGTGGAATGCGTCGCGGCAGGCTCAATCCCGATGGTCCCAGTCGCGGCGCCCGACCATCCGCTCGGACTAATGGAGCGCATCGCACCGGGAGCGGGACGCGACTATACCCAGCTTGTTCTCACCGACCGCTCACGCTTCACCGAAGGTCGCGACTATTCGGTGATGAGCCCCAAGACGTGGCGCCTTGCCGACCTGGGCGCCAAGCATGCGCTGCTGCGTGAAGGGATCGGCTGGGGGAATATGCCGCTGCCGATGGTCGAGCCTGATCTCAGCGCAGGCACGCTTGTCCAGCTTGCAATGCCCGATCATCCGGGCGGCACCTACCGCTTCGCGGGCGTATGGCGCCGCGATGCGCCGCCCGGACCGGCAGCATCGTGGTTGCTCAAACAGTTCGTTGAACTCGGCAGCCAGGACGCCGAGATCGCCGGAATGATCGACCTTTAG
- a CDS encoding META and DUF4377 domain-containing protein, translated as MSVYRRAGAVTIAFAAMFAATGAHAAIPSAGPVKAVSSLAAQHWDLVEWSGGDVPQGQPLRLDFDKSGRFSSSTGCNRVGGAFKVTGSKLRFGDGKGGLVRTQMACPEPAMSVEHAYVDSLAQVTRYRISGDRLVLRTAKGTTLTYRAAHKPAADAPRKFIYVSSETRPCTGVAPMTCLQVREKESDAWQLHYGGIVDFDPQPGVAYRLRIIEEKVENPPADASSIRWTLDQIVEQRLVEQ; from the coding sequence ATGTCTGTCTATCGCCGTGCCGGTGCTGTTACGATTGCATTTGCCGCCATGTTTGCCGCCACCGGTGCTCACGCGGCCATACCGTCCGCCGGGCCGGTAAAGGCTGTGTCGTCGCTTGCGGCACAGCACTGGGACCTCGTGGAATGGAGCGGTGGCGACGTGCCGCAGGGCCAGCCGCTGCGTCTCGACTTTGATAAAAGCGGTCGCTTTTCGAGTAGCACCGGATGCAACAGGGTTGGCGGCGCATTCAAGGTTACGGGCAGCAAGCTCCGCTTCGGTGATGGGAAAGGCGGGCTCGTTCGCACCCAGATGGCATGCCCCGAGCCCGCGATGTCTGTTGAACACGCCTATGTCGATAGCCTTGCGCAGGTCACGCGCTACAGGATCAGCGGCGATCGGCTTGTCCTGCGTACCGCGAAGGGGACGACGCTCACCTATCGCGCTGCGCACAAACCCGCCGCCGATGCGCCGCGGAAATTCATCTATGTCTCGTCCGAAACCCGGCCTTGCACCGGCGTGGCACCGATGACCTGCTTGCAGGTTCGCGAGAAGGAAAGCGATGCCTGGCAGCTCCACTATGGCGGGATCGTCGATTTCGACCCGCAGCCCGGGGTCGCGTACCGGCTGCGGATCATCGAGGAAAAGGTTGAGAATCCCCCTGCTGATGCCTCATCGATCCGCTGGACCCTCGATCAAATTGTCGAGCAACGCTTGGTCGAACAGTAA
- a CDS encoding alginate export family protein, which yields MRLPFLLAALIPFCAQAQEVEQTNLRYDEDWSVLHGTGQSGWRQAKYVPIGAQDDVYLTLGGEARARYEGFDNNLWGDPPAPDDGYLWLRVMPHADLHAGPVRAFVQGIAGYARGVGAGKGPADETGIDLLQGFADIRIGLGGDTSLTLRGGRELMALGSERLVGIRYGPNIPQAFDGFRVIAEHGPLRIDAFHLRPVAIGGGDFDDRTSRTRNLDGIYATVTPGDSLGLDAYWLGYENEEARFVGRVGREKRDTFGLRFFGKRDNLGWNWEAMLQRGRYDGNPIHAWSIATETAWRFPDARFQPRLRLRANIASGDRDSTDGKLGTFNALFPKGKYFGELSPIGPRNIMNLHPSVDFDLGPGVTVELVAARFWRQNRGDGIYDVPGGLIRPAGESRARHIGDQIEISAGWQASEILSFTASLSAFRPGAFIRETGSAHTIRMLGLEAMAKF from the coding sequence ATGCGTCTGCCGTTCCTCCTGGCAGCGCTCATTCCTTTCTGCGCGCAAGCGCAGGAGGTCGAGCAGACCAATCTGCGTTATGATGAGGATTGGTCAGTGCTGCATGGCACCGGCCAGAGCGGTTGGCGGCAGGCCAAATACGTCCCGATCGGGGCGCAAGACGATGTCTATCTGACGCTTGGCGGCGAAGCGCGGGCACGGTACGAGGGGTTCGATAACAATCTCTGGGGTGATCCGCCTGCGCCTGACGATGGTTATCTCTGGCTGCGTGTCATGCCGCATGCCGATCTTCACGCCGGCCCGGTGCGCGCCTTCGTTCAGGGCATTGCCGGCTATGCTCGTGGTGTTGGTGCCGGGAAGGGACCCGCCGATGAGACCGGAATTGATCTGTTGCAAGGCTTCGCAGACATTCGCATCGGGCTTGGTGGCGACACTAGTTTGACGCTGCGCGGCGGGCGCGAATTGATGGCGCTCGGTTCTGAACGCCTCGTTGGCATCCGCTATGGGCCCAATATTCCGCAAGCCTTTGACGGTTTCCGCGTGATTGCCGAACATGGTCCGCTGCGGATCGACGCATTTCATCTTCGCCCGGTGGCGATTGGCGGCGGCGATTTCGATGATCGGACATCCAGAACCCGCAATCTCGATGGAATCTATGCCACGGTCACGCCGGGGGACAGCCTGGGTCTGGACGCCTACTGGCTCGGTTATGAGAATGAGGAAGCGCGCTTTGTCGGACGCGTGGGGCGCGAGAAGCGCGACACGTTCGGTCTCCGCTTCTTCGGCAAGCGTGACAATCTGGGCTGGAACTGGGAAGCGATGCTTCAGCGCGGCCGTTACGATGGGAACCCGATCCACGCCTGGTCCATCGCGACCGAAACCGCATGGCGCTTTCCAGATGCGCGGTTCCAACCCCGGCTTCGCCTTCGCGCCAATATCGCGAGCGGCGACCGCGACTCTACCGATGGAAAGCTCGGCACCTTCAATGCGCTCTTTCCCAAAGGCAAATATTTCGGCGAACTGTCGCCGATCGGTCCACGCAACATCATGAACCTCCACCCGAGCGTTGATTTCGATCTTGGGCCTGGAGTAACCGTCGAGCTAGTCGCTGCGCGTTTCTGGCGGCAAAATCGTGGTGACGGCATTTACGATGTCCCCGGCGGGCTGATCCGTCCTGCAGGCGAGAGCCGGGCGCGCCACATCGGCGATCAGATCGAGATTTCCGCGGGTTGGCAGGCCAGTGAGATACTGTCCTTCACCGCTTCGCTCTCCGCCTTTCGGCCCGGCGCCTTCATTCGCGAAACTGGCTCGGCCCACACCATTCGGATGCTTGGCCTCGAAGCGATGGCGAAATTCTAA
- a CDS encoding ABC transporter permease has product MIGQAYLATFRTILADKTALLLLIGSAILYSFFYPSAYSGEVPSRIAIAVVDMDRSGSSRSLIHKLSALQQAEVVARPGSPQKALEQLERRKISAIVLIPEGFEQHIVRGEQGTVALYGNGAYLLRSSTALAGIGAAIGSLGREAATSQAMAIGAPAQPALSLIQRPLFNTREGYGSAVFPGVTFLIIHQTLLMGLALLAATMRERQGPLAYSLKGLLGIALAFFTVGCVNVAYYTGFVFWFQDMPRAAGHIGSLAIATALFVAATVTAALALASIFTVRERPIQLWIITSLPIFFLAGLSWPVEATPGWLAAFARLLPTTPGIHLMVGINQMGASLTEQKGELLNLAALTLLYGIIAVMRYHPKRTAI; this is encoded by the coding sequence ATGATCGGTCAGGCTTATCTTGCAACCTTCCGTACAATCCTTGCGGACAAGACCGCATTGCTTCTCCTGATCGGATCGGCAATCCTCTATTCCTTCTTCTATCCCAGCGCCTATTCGGGCGAGGTTCCGAGCCGGATCGCCATTGCCGTGGTCGACATGGACCGTTCGGGCAGCAGCCGATCGCTCATCCACAAATTGTCGGCGCTGCAACAAGCCGAAGTCGTGGCCCGGCCTGGATCGCCCCAGAAGGCGCTGGAACAGCTCGAGCGCCGCAAAATCAGCGCCATCGTGCTCATTCCGGAAGGCTTCGAACAGCATATAGTGCGCGGCGAACAAGGCACCGTCGCGCTCTATGGCAACGGCGCCTATCTACTCCGCAGTAGCACGGCCCTTGCCGGCATTGGCGCAGCTATCGGCAGCCTTGGGCGCGAGGCTGCCACGAGCCAGGCGATGGCGATCGGCGCACCGGCCCAGCCCGCCCTCTCCCTGATCCAGCGTCCGCTCTTCAACACACGCGAGGGGTATGGCAGCGCAGTGTTCCCCGGGGTCACTTTTCTCATCATCCACCAGACCCTGCTCATGGGCCTTGCGTTGCTTGCCGCTACGATGCGTGAGCGGCAAGGACCCCTCGCCTACAGCCTGAAAGGACTGCTTGGTATTGCCCTCGCGTTCTTCACGGTCGGATGTGTCAACGTCGCCTATTATACCGGCTTCGTCTTCTGGTTTCAGGACATGCCGCGAGCCGCAGGCCATATCGGGTCGCTCGCGATTGCAACGGCCCTGTTCGTTGCAGCCACGGTCACCGCAGCTCTGGCGTTGGCAAGTATATTCACGGTCCGCGAACGTCCGATCCAACTCTGGATCATCACCTCGCTGCCGATTTTCTTTCTCGCCGGCCTTTCATGGCCCGTCGAAGCCACACCGGGCTGGCTTGCGGCGTTCGCCCGCCTGCTTCCCACCACGCCAGGCATTCATCTGATGGTGGGCATCAACCAGATGGGCGCATCGCTCACGGAACAGAAAGGCGAACTGCTCAATCTCGCAGCGTTGACGCTGCTTTATGGCATTATCGCAGTCATGCGCTACCACCCCAAAAGGACAGCGATTTGA
- a CDS encoding ABC transporter permease yields the protein MKPQQRPVSGFWQGWRREIGFLRSSFPDLSLISWIPLLLMAVVAIQMSAGVMRQLPIAVIDEDGTAIARELIRRLDAAPGLRVAARSADMQDAEQAVRSRTVYAILLIPRDTERAILRGETGNLTVFYNASYSTPSGAALREVGNVVQAYAGRLAAEQSAILQPGKVRPPPVAAQSTILFNPQGSYELQLVALIHPALLHLIFMVAVASALGRELRDGTIGPWLADSSRAIAASAIAGKLAVYFTVFMAWGLLATTYLAGLRGWTIQGSFLLLMAGYAAMFLAYIGVTLLVTGLTLSMSKALSISGLYAGASFAFAGAIFPIESASRFAQLWSALLPYSSFTALFSEQWVMGAPASVSIPHIMPLLAFLLVGAAIGLPRYIAAARMPATWGRR from the coding sequence ATGAAGCCGCAGCAAAGACCGGTGTCGGGATTTTGGCAAGGCTGGCGCCGGGAAATCGGCTTTCTCCGATCCAGCTTTCCTGACCTGTCGCTGATTAGCTGGATTCCGCTTCTGCTGATGGCTGTCGTGGCAATCCAGATGTCCGCCGGAGTCATGCGCCAGTTACCGATCGCGGTGATAGACGAGGACGGCACCGCCATTGCGCGCGAATTGATCCGACGCCTCGACGCTGCGCCCGGGCTTCGCGTCGCCGCACGGTCCGCCGATATGCAGGATGCCGAGCAGGCGGTCCGGAGCAGGACTGTCTATGCCATTCTCCTCATTCCGCGCGATACCGAACGGGCCATCCTGCGCGGCGAAACGGGAAACCTCACCGTCTTCTACAATGCCAGCTATTCGACGCCTTCGGGCGCCGCATTGCGCGAGGTCGGCAATGTTGTCCAGGCCTATGCCGGCCGTCTCGCCGCCGAGCAGTCCGCGATACTTCAGCCCGGCAAGGTTCGCCCGCCGCCGGTCGCCGCGCAATCGACCATCCTTTTCAATCCGCAGGGCAGCTACGAGCTGCAGCTCGTTGCGCTGATCCATCCCGCCTTGCTCCACCTGATTTTCATGGTAGCGGTCGCGAGCGCACTCGGCCGCGAACTGCGTGACGGCACGATCGGACCTTGGCTGGCCGATTCATCGCGTGCCATTGCAGCGTCGGCGATCGCCGGAAAACTGGCGGTCTATTTTACCGTCTTCATGGCCTGGGGTCTTCTTGCCACTACCTACCTCGCCGGGCTGCGCGGATGGACGATCCAGGGCAGCTTCCTCCTGCTGATGGCCGGGTATGCGGCAATGTTCCTCGCCTATATCGGTGTCACCTTGCTTGTCACGGGACTGACTCTTTCAATGAGCAAGGCCCTGTCGATTTCAGGCCTCTATGCGGGTGCTTCTTTCGCTTTTGCAGGAGCGATTTTCCCGATTGAGTCCGCTTCGCGGTTTGCGCAACTGTGGAGCGCCCTCTTGCCCTATTCCAGCTTCACCGCGCTGTTCAGCGAACAATGGGTGATGGGGGCGCCAGCTTCTGTATCGATCCCGCATATAATGCCCCTCCTCGCTTTCCTGCTCGTCGGAGCGGCCATCGGCCTGCCGCGCTATATCGCCGCCGCACGCATGCCCGCCACCTGGGGGCGGCGATGA
- a CDS encoding efflux RND transporter periplasmic adaptor subunit, translating to MTEAIDTASDLTPDQAPTPPSAGRRKQLLAIGAAIILFLGLGLWLAYRPVPDQIQGMVSAHEVRVTSKVTGRIAAFHVEEGQPVTAGQLLYTIESPEVSAKTEQAGGALASAEAMSDKARNGARIEDIRAAEAQWRRADAAAALAETTYQRTQRLAKEGVLAGQKRDEARTNAIASREAAKAARAQYDQALAGARAEDQAAAGGQLQQARGIAAEVAAAAAETRISAPMAGEIGRRLAQPGELVPQGFPVFMLTDVAHPWVTLNLREDQLQGLARGKKLNGTVPALRDQRAEFRVTFLAPAGDFATWRATRQSSGFDIKSFEVRVVPVVPIKGLKPGMTVLFDWPQ from the coding sequence ATGACCGAAGCAATCGACACGGCCAGCGATCTCACCCCCGATCAGGCTCCGACGCCCCCCAGCGCCGGACGTCGCAAACAGCTCTTGGCCATCGGCGCGGCAATCATCCTGTTTCTGGGGCTCGGTCTCTGGCTCGCTTATCGCCCGGTCCCCGATCAAATTCAGGGCATGGTGAGCGCCCATGAGGTGCGGGTCACGAGCAAAGTGACGGGGCGGATCGCGGCTTTCCATGTCGAGGAAGGGCAACCGGTGACGGCAGGCCAGCTTCTCTATACTATCGAAAGCCCCGAGGTATCGGCCAAAACCGAACAGGCCGGAGGTGCCCTCGCTTCCGCCGAAGCGATGTCCGACAAGGCCCGAAACGGCGCACGCATCGAAGATATTCGCGCAGCCGAAGCGCAGTGGCGGCGAGCGGACGCAGCCGCCGCACTCGCGGAAACGACTTATCAGCGTACGCAGCGCCTTGCCAAGGAAGGCGTTCTTGCAGGGCAGAAGCGGGACGAAGCCCGTACCAATGCAATCGCATCGCGCGAGGCGGCGAAGGCAGCGCGCGCGCAATATGACCAGGCGCTCGCCGGTGCTCGCGCCGAAGACCAGGCCGCGGCGGGCGGGCAGCTACAACAGGCGCGTGGCATCGCAGCCGAAGTCGCCGCGGCCGCCGCCGAAACCCGAATATCCGCCCCCATGGCCGGTGAGATCGGCCGCCGCCTTGCCCAGCCCGGCGAGCTGGTTCCACAGGGCTTTCCCGTTTTCATGCTCACCGATGTGGCGCATCCCTGGGTCACGCTCAATCTGCGCGAAGATCAGCTGCAAGGCTTGGCCAGAGGCAAGAAGCTGAATGGAACCGTGCCCGCGCTCCGTGATCAGCGGGCCGAGTTTCGAGTAACTTTTCTAGCTCCGGCCGGCGATTTCGCAACCTGGCGGGCGACGCGCCAATCCAGCGGGTTCGATATCAAGAGCTTCGAGGTCCGCGTCGTTCCGGTCGTGCCCATCAAAGGGCTGAAGCCCGGCATGACCGTGCTGTTCGACTGGCCGCAATGA
- a CDS encoding FAD-dependent monooxygenase, protein MKGFRIIIVGGSLGGLFAATLLHRAGFDATVYERSVHGLEGRGAGLVAQREVFRMLHVAGFARLAHIRATAQARVFFDRAGQIVRRQQTPQMQLSWDMLFRSFRNLLPDERYIGGRKIVAVTQDATGATVHFADGGEEHADLVIGADGIGSIVRSAVAGENSHPAYVGYATWRGLVPELTIPDEAAAQLFDRFAFYDTQGSHMLGYLSPQAISPAKCPG, encoded by the coding sequence ATGAAAGGTTTCCGTATCATTATCGTCGGTGGTTCGCTCGGCGGGTTGTTTGCCGCAACCTTGCTCCACCGCGCCGGATTTGACGCGACTGTCTATGAGCGGTCCGTCCACGGTCTCGAAGGACGTGGCGCCGGGCTCGTCGCCCAGCGCGAAGTTTTCAGGATGTTGCATGTAGCCGGGTTTGCCCGTCTTGCTCATATCCGCGCCACCGCGCAGGCGCGCGTCTTTTTTGATCGCGCGGGCCAGATCGTCCGCCGCCAGCAAACGCCCCAGATGCAGCTTTCCTGGGACATGCTGTTCCGCAGCTTCCGGAACCTACTGCCGGATGAGCGATATATCGGCGGACGGAAGATCGTTGCGGTGACGCAGGATGCGACTGGCGCCACGGTGCATTTTGCAGATGGCGGCGAAGAGCATGCCGACCTTGTGATCGGCGCCGACGGCATCGGCTCGATCGTGCGCAGTGCTGTGGCGGGGGAAAATTCTCACCCCGCCTATGTCGGCTACGCCACATGGCGCGGGCTTGTGCCCGAACTGACCATTCCCGATGAGGCGGCCGCGCAGCTCTTCGACCGTTTTGCCTTCTACGACACGCAAGGTTCCCATATGCTGGGCTATCTGTCCCCGCAGGCGATCTCACCGGCAAAGTGCCCAGGCTGA